A section of the Spirosoma pollinicola genome encodes:
- a CDS encoding glycosyltransferase family 4 protein, with the protein MTKVFIDHQKFSTQRYGGISRYFANIIQGIKRTDNVSYQLGVIHAQNHYIQNEPLPVKGHLSDLVLNRNDRYDYRLNELYCKRLLGKADFDVFHPTYYDPYYFQQLKKPLVITIHDMTYERLPEYFWAQDPLTRQKRENILRADSIITISKTTRNDLLSFFDVDPKKVSIIYHGIDLDSPLVTEPVANLPEQYVLFVGDRSGYKNFYLFLNAVSKLTARFPDLHVILAGGGKLEVADMEFIQRLKLSDRVRHIGATDGQLTYLYQQAQLFAYPSLYEGFGLPILEAFKAKCPILLSDTDCFREVAADAAVYFNPTSLDDLVETLADTLTNTALKAQLVEKGTQRLKDFSLRKSIDQTLEVYKSLA; encoded by the coding sequence ATGACTAAAGTATTTATCGATCACCAGAAATTCAGTACGCAGCGGTATGGGGGTATCAGCCGGTACTTTGCCAATATTATTCAGGGCATCAAGCGTACCGACAATGTTAGCTATCAGTTGGGCGTAATACATGCCCAGAATCATTACATCCAGAACGAACCGTTGCCCGTAAAAGGCCATTTGAGCGATCTGGTCCTGAACCGTAATGACCGCTACGATTACCGGCTGAATGAGCTGTATTGTAAACGATTGCTTGGTAAGGCCGATTTTGACGTGTTCCATCCCACGTATTACGATCCGTATTATTTCCAGCAGTTAAAGAAACCGCTGGTCATTACGATTCATGACATGACTTATGAGCGTCTGCCCGAATATTTCTGGGCGCAGGACCCGCTCACCCGCCAAAAACGGGAGAATATCCTTCGGGCCGACTCGATCATCACGATCTCGAAAACGACCCGGAACGATCTGCTCAGCTTTTTCGATGTCGACCCCAAAAAAGTATCGATTATCTATCATGGAATAGACCTCGATAGTCCGTTGGTAACGGAGCCGGTCGCCAATTTGCCTGAGCAGTATGTGCTGTTTGTGGGAGATCGGAGCGGCTACAAAAATTTCTACCTGTTCCTGAATGCCGTAAGCAAACTAACGGCCCGTTTTCCGGACTTGCACGTGATCCTCGCGGGTGGAGGAAAGCTGGAGGTGGCCGATATGGAGTTTATTCAGCGACTAAAGTTATCCGATCGGGTACGGCACATTGGCGCTACAGATGGACAGCTTACCTACCTCTATCAGCAGGCTCAGTTATTTGCTTATCCTTCACTGTATGAAGGCTTTGGATTGCCTATTCTGGAAGCGTTCAAAGCAAAATGTCCGATCCTGCTAAGTGATACCGACTGTTTTCGCGAAGTAGCCGCCGATGCAGCCGTGTATTTCAACCCGACCAGCCTTGACGATCTGGTCGAGACGCTGGCTGATACGCTGACGAACACAGCCCTGAAAGCCCAACTTGTGGAGAAAGGAACGCAACGACTCAAGGATTTCTCGCTCCGAAAGTCCATTGATCAGACCCTGGAGGTGTATAAATCGTTAGCCTAA
- a CDS encoding alpha-1,2-fucosyltransferase — protein sequence MVIGRITSGLGNQLFQYAAARHLALKNKTALYLDLSYYLYEYSTDTVRPFKLGQFAVPYKLLQKSPMEYVSKATKLLPNRSLPPIFLFLKEKQFHFDNSVIQARANCITLEGFWQSEAYFRDSADTIRRELTLNSIPSPEFEQYQQLIANTPTPVSIHIRRGDYVNHPEFSKTFGFVGIDYYKQALQELNARHENARLFVFSDDHEWVHQNLALPDDTVFVQNTGPNADVADMMLMSHCRHHIIANSSFSWWGAWLNPNPAKLVISPRQWYKQQPTWNTKDLLPATWLAL from the coding sequence ATGGTTATCGGCAGAATTACCAGTGGCTTAGGAAATCAGCTTTTTCAGTACGCTGCTGCCCGGCATCTCGCGCTGAAAAATAAAACAGCCTTGTACCTGGACTTGAGTTATTATCTCTATGAGTACTCAACAGATACGGTGAGGCCTTTTAAGTTAGGACAGTTTGCTGTTCCCTACAAACTGCTCCAGAAGTCGCCAATGGAGTACGTTTCCAAAGCCACAAAACTCCTGCCAAACCGGAGTTTGCCGCCCATTTTTCTGTTTTTGAAAGAGAAACAGTTCCACTTCGACAACAGTGTTATTCAGGCACGGGCCAACTGCATTACGCTGGAAGGTTTCTGGCAATCGGAAGCCTATTTTCGGGATAGTGCCGATACGATCAGGCGCGAACTGACGCTGAACAGCATACCCAGTCCCGAATTCGAACAGTACCAGCAACTCATTGCCAATACGCCAACGCCCGTGTCTATTCATATCCGGCGGGGCGATTATGTCAACCATCCGGAATTCAGCAAGACGTTTGGTTTCGTAGGTATAGATTACTACAAACAGGCCCTCCAGGAACTGAATGCCCGACATGAAAATGCTCGTCTGTTTGTTTTCAGCGACGATCATGAGTGGGTTCATCAAAACCTGGCCCTGCCCGACGATACGGTTTTTGTGCAGAATACAGGCCCTAATGCCGATGTTGCCGATATGATGCTGATGAGCCACTGTCGTCACCACATCATCGCGAACAGCTCCTTTAGCTGGTGGGGTGCCTGGCTCAATCCAAACCCCGCTAAACTGGTCATTTCGCCCCGGCAGTGGTACAAACAACAACCAACCTGGAACACCAAAGATTTGCTGCCAGCCACTTGGCTAGCTCTTTAA
- a CDS encoding MOP flippase family protein: protein MNHKKQALSGGKWMSMSTAISTLFQFGQVAVLARLLEPSVFGIVSVSTLMIAFFSIFANLGFSNSIIYKQEEDRQVLSTIYLLNLALGLIIGIVVFFSWPLVVGYYKEPRLEQVIKLSSLYFIIVYFGQIYLFLLQKELRFKSVASIDITGTVVGSIITVALAYNGYAELSLIIGQLAQQAIKSLLQVVYGASLFSPVLKFDLSLIKDHLRFGLYNVGDGIVGFIQANSDNILVGGMLGVKQLGYYTLASQLAVFPISRLSPIVLQVAYPILARFKGDTNELKKSYLTILDLLSYVNLPLLAGLFITADSVVPLFYGPGWEPTILLIRIFVFVSLFTFLSNPLFTLAFSKGQPKLLFFLNVITLFIKIPLVYFFAQQWGVIGIASAFLVATMANLLINFRIVYSLIGSFLGEFSQNIVKPIVFCLVMVGAISLYKSYADSINVINISVEVAMGALIYIGLTFRYKYSLNELKTLGKAT from the coding sequence ATGAACCATAAAAAACAGGCGCTGAGTGGTGGTAAGTGGATGAGTATGTCCACAGCGATTTCCACACTGTTTCAGTTTGGCCAGGTCGCCGTATTGGCCCGGCTACTGGAGCCGTCGGTTTTTGGGATCGTCAGCGTGAGTACGTTGATGATTGCCTTCTTCAGCATTTTTGCGAATCTGGGGTTTTCAAACTCCATTATTTACAAACAGGAAGAAGATCGGCAGGTATTGTCTACCATTTACCTACTCAATCTGGCGCTGGGTTTGATCATCGGCATTGTCGTTTTTTTTAGCTGGCCGCTGGTCGTGGGGTATTACAAAGAACCCCGCCTGGAACAGGTTATCAAACTGTCGTCGCTGTATTTTATCATCGTTTATTTCGGGCAGATTTACCTGTTTCTACTTCAGAAAGAGCTTCGATTTAAGTCTGTCGCCAGCATAGACATTACCGGAACCGTGGTTGGCAGTATCATTACGGTAGCGCTGGCCTATAATGGCTATGCAGAATTATCGCTGATTATTGGACAGTTGGCCCAGCAGGCCATCAAGTCACTGCTGCAGGTCGTCTATGGGGCCAGCCTGTTTTCGCCGGTACTGAAATTCGACCTGAGCCTGATCAAAGATCACCTTCGATTCGGTCTTTACAACGTGGGCGACGGTATAGTTGGCTTCATTCAGGCCAACTCAGACAACATCCTGGTTGGCGGGATGCTGGGTGTAAAACAACTTGGTTATTATACATTGGCATCGCAACTGGCTGTTTTCCCGATTTCGAGGCTGAGTCCAATCGTGTTGCAGGTAGCTTATCCTATTCTGGCGCGATTCAAGGGCGATACCAACGAGTTGAAAAAGTCGTACCTGACCATTCTGGATTTGCTCAGTTACGTGAATTTGCCGCTATTGGCGGGCTTGTTCATTACGGCAGATAGTGTGGTGCCGCTGTTCTACGGGCCGGGTTGGGAGCCGACTATTCTACTGATCCGGATCTTCGTTTTCGTCAGCCTGTTTACCTTCCTGAGCAATCCGCTTTTCACGCTCGCCTTCTCAAAAGGACAGCCGAAGTTGCTGTTTTTCCTAAACGTGATTACGCTGTTCATCAAAATACCGCTGGTTTATTTCTTTGCTCAGCAGTGGGGCGTGATAGGCATTGCGTCCGCTTTTCTGGTGGCAACAATGGCCAACCTCCTCATTAATTTCCGAATAGTGTACTCACTCATTGGGTCATTTTTGGGGGAGTTTTCCCAGAATATCGTCAAGCCAATCGTATTCTGCCTGGTTATGGTCGGGGCAATTTCGCTCTATAAATCCTATGCCGATTCCATCAATGTGATCAATATCAGTGTGGAAGTTGCTATGGGCGCACTTATTTATATCGGGCTAACATTTCGCTATAAATACTCTCTCAATGAACTAAAAACCCTTGGAAAGGCTACTTGA
- a CDS encoding GumC family protein: MTLQSLWRLLKQHLIWFILFPCLAAGTVYYFMRNEAKVYKTKATLYTGFTSGYSLRSAQEGFQTDYSAVSNAFDNILTTLNSNQTLYYVGLNMLSEHLQLSKPTPYQLSAASFQNLQKTIPASLWQSLVRPGDPAYTRIRLDSLAKSQTDNPIRQLLLGSDSYYSADYIGKKLKANRRSGSDMLDLEYEADDPAIAQQTLNIAVTELNERYTALKRGEANPVVKYYEGKAKDAKRLLDNAEAKLRGFNVQHNVLNFEDELKTRSATREALVAEYNNEVMRNQGAKASMNALSQRMTQGGSLLKINTALTDKQAELTAAEGQLINARTNGQPQAVLDKYQAKINQASEELKVIAQNYFAADNSSESVPKQKLVNEWLGKVLEFEESGARLGPIKKRLDDYQAESKTFSPLESEQRQLTRDLDVAEKEYLTLVQSLNQATTHRQDITVDGSLSVLDPPAFPLSAQAPKRMLFSVIAAGAGLVIALLLAAIRFWADKRINSLEQAEQWIGRSVMAVFPLVKKFAVNSRASRAAVGMFEQLGNAINIDIENQRVPVHPALITLFSMRSKQGKTWIAHGLARMYAESGDQVAYFYPRLTDSDKRFEQEGIMFVPYELHPTFMNARDLTDLLTRNELFETSTFTKIILELPALVGSPIPLHLINQSAVSIMALSVHTIWGRRDKQLFGLYAKAAKHPILIALNKVEGEDTDAPTLGDIEQGMVRTKRFAEPNTVIASTPVAETALDQQAK, translated from the coding sequence ATGACACTTCAATCACTTTGGCGGCTCCTGAAGCAGCATCTTATCTGGTTCATACTTTTCCCCTGCCTGGCTGCTGGAACAGTATATTACTTCATGCGCAATGAAGCGAAGGTTTACAAAACTAAAGCAACGCTGTATACAGGCTTTACGTCTGGTTACTCGCTGCGTTCGGCGCAGGAAGGTTTCCAAACAGATTACTCGGCCGTTAGTAATGCCTTCGACAATATCCTGACAACGCTCAACTCCAATCAGACGCTCTATTACGTAGGCTTGAACATGTTGAGTGAACACCTGCAACTCAGTAAACCAACGCCCTATCAACTCTCGGCTGCCAGTTTTCAGAACTTGCAAAAAACGATTCCTGCCAGTTTGTGGCAGTCGCTGGTTCGCCCGGGCGACCCGGCTTATACCCGCATTCGGCTCGACAGCCTGGCAAAAAGCCAGACCGATAATCCGATCCGGCAGCTACTGCTTGGTTCCGATTCATATTATTCGGCAGACTATATCGGTAAGAAGCTGAAAGCCAACCGCCGAAGCGGGAGTGACATGCTGGATCTGGAATACGAAGCCGATGATCCGGCCATCGCACAGCAAACACTGAATATAGCCGTGACCGAACTTAACGAACGATACACAGCCCTGAAACGGGGGGAGGCCAACCCAGTTGTAAAGTATTACGAAGGTAAAGCAAAGGATGCGAAGCGCCTGCTGGACAATGCCGAAGCGAAACTTCGGGGATTTAACGTGCAGCATAATGTACTCAACTTTGAAGATGAGCTGAAAACCCGTTCGGCTACCCGCGAGGCTCTGGTTGCTGAATATAACAACGAAGTAATGCGGAACCAGGGGGCTAAAGCCTCTATGAATGCCTTGAGTCAGCGCATGACGCAGGGGGGGAGTCTGCTCAAGATCAATACCGCCCTAACCGACAAACAGGCCGAACTGACGGCTGCCGAAGGACAACTGATCAATGCCCGCACCAATGGGCAACCCCAGGCTGTACTGGATAAATACCAGGCTAAAATCAATCAGGCATCGGAAGAATTAAAGGTGATTGCCCAGAATTATTTTGCCGCCGACAATTCGTCGGAGTCCGTACCGAAGCAGAAACTGGTCAATGAATGGCTGGGTAAGGTGCTGGAGTTCGAAGAGTCCGGTGCCAGACTGGGACCGATCAAGAAACGACTGGACGATTATCAGGCCGAATCGAAAACGTTCTCTCCACTTGAGTCTGAGCAGCGCCAACTGACCCGCGATTTGGACGTTGCCGAAAAAGAATACCTCACGCTGGTTCAGTCGCTGAATCAGGCAACTACGCACCGGCAGGACATTACCGTTGATGGTTCGCTGTCGGTGCTCGACCCACCTGCCTTTCCGCTATCGGCACAGGCACCCAAGCGTATGCTATTCAGTGTTATCGCTGCGGGAGCCGGGCTTGTTATTGCCCTGTTGCTGGCCGCTATCCGTTTCTGGGCCGACAAGCGAATCAACTCACTCGAACAGGCCGAACAGTGGATTGGTCGCTCAGTAATGGCCGTATTTCCACTGGTTAAAAAATTCGCCGTCAACTCGCGGGCCAGTCGGGCCGCCGTGGGTATGTTCGAACAACTGGGGAATGCCATCAATATCGACATCGAAAATCAGCGCGTACCCGTGCACCCCGCGCTCATCACGCTGTTCAGTATGCGGTCGAAGCAGGGGAAAACATGGATTGCACATGGCCTCGCCCGCATGTATGCGGAGTCGGGCGATCAGGTAGCCTATTTCTATCCCCGCCTGACAGATAGCGATAAACGCTTTGAGCAGGAAGGAATTATGTTCGTGCCTTACGAACTACATCCTACGTTCATGAACGCGCGGGATTTGACGGATTTGTTGACGCGTAACGAGCTGTTCGAAACGAGCACATTTACTAAAATCATTCTTGAATTGCCCGCCCTGGTTGGTAGTCCAATTCCGTTGCACCTGATAAACCAGAGTGCCGTGTCGATTATGGCCCTGAGCGTTCACACGATCTGGGGACGTCGGGACAAGCAATTATTTGGCTTGTATGCAAAAGCTGCCAAACACCCTATCCTGATTGCCCTCAACAAAGTGGAAGGTGAAGATACCGACGCGCCAACACTGGGTGATATCGAACAGGGAATGGTTCGAACCAAACGCTTTGCCGAACCTAACACAGTGATTGCTAGCACACCCGTGGCCGAAACTGCCCTTGATCAACAAGCTAAATGA
- a CDS encoding TolC family protein has protein sequence MILYRKKFYFNGCNKNRLNHPFILRQWILGLVMWAILGSAVYGQGGVTTPTVAAKPLITAADGLPIDTMAFDFNREISIQLIPFDELYTLALAYSPLVKFEGAVANSQLSALHLSKLQVLQNLTGFVNYSTGNQAIISTGTGASDQLAQISNGYRAGVNVVISIHDLFARPQEIRLARWNHEATKERKRTAEIGLKRDLFNLYQDLILSQRVLQIRLRDDQASLAAFRIAEVELQKGKITPETHAFNSNRYAETRSTVEQAKTQFIKNIYALELVVGVPIHQLKRN, from the coding sequence ATGATTTTATACCGCAAAAAATTCTACTTCAACGGGTGTAATAAAAACCGACTGAACCACCCATTCATACTGCGTCAATGGATATTGGGTCTGGTCATGTGGGCCATACTGGGCAGCGCTGTTTATGGGCAGGGTGGCGTTACGACACCAACAGTTGCGGCTAAACCACTGATAACAGCCGCCGATGGGTTACCCATCGATACCATGGCGTTCGATTTCAATCGGGAAATTTCAATCCAGTTAATCCCGTTCGACGAGCTCTATACGCTGGCGCTGGCTTACTCACCCCTGGTTAAATTTGAGGGGGCCGTGGCAAACTCACAGCTATCGGCATTGCATCTTTCCAAACTTCAGGTACTGCAAAATCTTACGGGCTTTGTTAATTACTCAACTGGTAATCAGGCTATAATATCGACCGGAACGGGTGCGTCGGATCAACTGGCACAAATTTCAAATGGCTACCGGGCCGGGGTAAACGTAGTTATCAGTATTCACGATCTATTCGCTCGTCCGCAGGAGATTCGGTTAGCTAGGTGGAACCACGAAGCGACAAAAGAACGGAAGCGGACAGCCGAAATTGGGCTAAAAAGAGACCTGTTCAATCTGTATCAGGACTTGATTTTATCGCAGCGGGTCTTGCAGATTCGCCTGCGCGACGATCAGGCATCGCTGGCAGCATTTCGGATTGCCGAGGTGGAGTTGCAGAAGGGGAAGATCACGCCCGAAACACACGCCTTCAACAGCAACCGCTATGCCGAAACCCGGTCAACGGTGGAACAGGCCAAGACCCAGTTTATTAAAAATATTTACGCCCTCGAATTAGTCGTAGGGGTTCCTATTCATCAACTGAAACGCAACTAG